The Triticum aestivum cultivar Chinese Spring chromosome 5A, IWGSC CS RefSeq v2.1, whole genome shotgun sequence genomic sequence CTTATATTCAGTGCTATATTTTCCCGTAATAACGCACGGGCATTCAACTAGTATCTTTGTATTAAGTCTAGTTCTGGAGGATGCACCACTGTCAGATGAAGCTATACCTCCCTTGGCTGGCATCCTCTAGAGCAGTAACATATCTGTACCTAAAAAGTGATTTCTTGTCTGACCCCGCATTGCATGTCCCGTGTTCCGCCTCAAATTTGACACATCTTGTTTTTTGTGGGATTTGTGCCCCCTGCCCAGCTACATGTGTTGGATTTAAGTGGCTGCTGGATCTTAACAGGAGATGCCATCTCAATTTAACATTTCATAGGCATCACCTTGTGACAGGGGTGAGACATGAACTAATGCAGGAACTTCAACCAAATCGTGGTGGTACTTCACAAGTCTACGATACTTCCATGGGCAAAAACAAAAGCTGTAAATGGTTTGTCTGACTGACTCTAGCAGGCATCCTTCTAGTATCTTCTTCGTAGGTAAGGATGATGTGACTTCACTCTGCTTTATTTTCTTCCAGTCAGAAGGAGTATAATCTCAGTGAGCTAAGTTTGCCTTTTGATTTAAATAGATGAAAGGATAAGATACAGCAGGGACGAATTAATGGAGATCCAAGACTTCAGCGTTACATGGTGTGCGGCTTCCACCAGAACTGCGAAGGATGGAATGAAACAAGTTCTGGTTTACTTTTCTCGTGCACTTCAGTCTGGGCATTTGATTAAATAGTGCAGCTATTTTGACTCTCTCACTGCACACTGCAAACTGCCTGACAGTTGTGATATGAAGAATTAGCTTGTACAGTATATGATCCATATACTCTTGTGATACTGAAGTATGTATTCAGTCAGCTTGTCTGTTTTAACAGAAGGCTTTTGTATTATGTTGTCAGATGTGAGTCCATGGGTTCAAACGGTTGATGCTTCCAGATCTAGGATGATTTTGGTCTTCACCATGTGTATGTATTTGCCATTTTGATCACCCTCAACCTTATGAGCAGCACATGGTAACCCAAGGAGAGTCCATGAGGTGCAGCATTTTCCATGTAAACATTGTTCCTGGATGTGGACTAAATGGATCATTTTGTTCCTTCCTGAGTGGAAAACAACTAAGTTCATTCCCCCTACTGGGAATTAAATGGATGTATTTATTCTTTTAACCAGCTATCAGCTAAGGACTTCCAGAAGTAATCCAAGTATGCCCAAAAAGATAAGAAACATGCTGCTAGTCAAGTTTGTATTGTTCATATAACTGTACATACTCTATAACTTCACGATAGACTAACTATACAGAATCAACATCTAATCCTTTGCAAAATCAATGGTTTAGAAAAGCTAAAAAAATGAACATCAGTCAGTATTTACCAGCAAAAAGGCCATGCTGAGCAAGAAACCTCTAGAGTTTCTTAAGCAAAAAACCAAACCTGCTCATCAACCGCCATTCACAGCTCACCAGTACTCCCCGCATGAGCATTTCCCATCTTTCATCCTATGGAACCTGTTGCTATCTCTCAATATTACCTCCCTTCCAGTCGATTTAGAGATATACTTGATTGCAGAATGGCAATCTGCGCACACACGGAGATTCTTAAAGATCCTTATTGGTTTTGTTGGCGATGTAGTAATCAAACCAAATGCCACAGCAATCTTCTCGCTGTGCTGGAGCAGAcactcctccttgagctcatcCGACATGTCATGGAACACGATGCTTGTGTCTGGTACGTAGCCAATGTCTTTAATTTCTCTGATCAGCACAGCCAACTTTGCATAGATCTCTTGTGCTTGCGGATGGCCGGTGTCACCAGCTCTGAACTCGTGAATGGTATTTCCAACATGCATCCAACTCAAGCCAGTTTCTTTACTCAAGTTCTTGTGTCTCATCAGACTCCTTATTCTTGCAACTTCGTCCCATAAACCACCATGGGCATACAAGTTTGAGAGAAGGACGTATGGAGCTGGATCTCGCGGCTCGAGATCTATGACATGATTAGCTGCAATTTTACCAATCTCAATACTATCGTAAGTCCTACAAGCACCGAGCAGAGTCTTCCAAATCAATGCATCCGCTTTACAGGGCATTTCATTAATGAACTCCAGGGCTTCTTGAACAAGACCTGATCGTGCAAGAAGATCCACCATGCAAGCATAATGTTCCATCCTCGGTATGAGTCCATGATCCTTCTGCATTGATCTGAAGTATTCCTTTCCTTCTTTCACCAGACCAACATGGCTACAGGCAGATAACACAGCAATGTATGTGACATCATTTGGTTTGACACCGGATAAGATCATGTCATGAAACAATGACAACGCTCGTTCCGCGTGCCCATGCTTGGCTAAGCCACTGATTACTGAAGTCCATGAAATCACATTACGGTCGTCCATTTCATCAAATGCTCGACAAGCATCATCCAAATATCCACACCTAGAATACATGGAAACAAGGGAGTTGCTTATACCTTTATCAGACTCAAAGCCTGCTTTGATTGAAAGCGCATGCAGTTGCTGACCCTTGGTTGGCAACCCTACAGTGGTAGCAGCACTAAGCAGACTAGCAAATGTGAAGGTGCTGACTCCGACGTCCATGCTCTCAATCTGAGAACTCCAAGAGGCATTGCTGCTCTCAGTTCCACCAATATCAGAACTGGTGGAAAGTATGTTGCTTTCATAAAGCTGGTCGAACGCCTTTCTAGCCTCCACCATGCAACCAGATTCAGCATACATGCTGACCAGAGCATTCCCAACAACGTTTACATTCCCTATGCTGGTTTTCATGACACGGGCATGAATCTGTCTGCCTGAATCTTGATCAGAAAGGTTTGCACAGGCCTTAAGAAGACTAGAATATGTGATGTGGTTTGGTTCGATGCTCTCATTTAACATTTCGCAGAGGAGTTCTATTGCATTGTTTTCCTGTGCTCCACATTGCACATATCCTGATATCAGTGCTGTCCATGACATAACGTTATGTGTGGGCATTCGTTTGAAGACTTTCCTTGCACATTCCATGGACTGTTCCATTTGCAATTTTGCGTACATGTCCACTAGTCCAGAGCTCACACAAGTATCAGAAACCAACCCCAGCCGTAGTACTAGAGAATGCAGTTGCTGCCCCAATCTGACCGATCCCTGCTCTGCGCATGCCGAAATCATGCTGCTCATGGTGTATCCGTCGGGCTCAAAACCATCTTCTAGCATGCCAAGAAATAATTCAACCGCCTTGCCTGCACACCCGCCTTGCACATACCGTGTAATCATCAGCGTCCAGACGACCACTGTCCTCTCAACCAACCCATCAAACACCTTCCGTGCTGCCACCAGGTGTCCGTTCCTCGCAAACATATCAATCAATGCGCAGCCCACCGACACGTCGGTGCCCCAGAACCCCGTCTTGAGCGCAAACCCAAGGACCACGGCGCCAGACAGGCGAAAGAGCTCCCCCGGAAAGCAGGCACGAGCCGCGGCACAGAGCGTGAACGCGTTGGGCCGGAGCCCCGACTCGAGCATCTCGCCGAGGAGGAGCAGGGCCTCCTGCTCCGCGCCGTTTCGCGCGAGGCAGAAGGCCATCGCCGTCCAGGACACGAGGTCCCGCAGGCCGCGCATTCCGTCGAACACCCTGCGCGCGGCGCTCACGTGGCCGCACTTGGAGTACATGGTGAGGAGCGAGTTGGCGACCAAGGCGTCGGTGTCGAGGACCTCGGTGccgaggaggcggcggtggagcgCGCGGCCGAGGCGGAGGTcgccggcgcgcgcggcggcggcgaggagcgacgccgcggcggaggcggagggggTTTCGGACGAGAGCGCCTGC encodes the following:
- the LOC123104375 gene encoding pentatricopeptide repeat-containing protein At3g49170, chloroplastic; its protein translation is MPSPSLPAGAAMASTLAALPPGLPPSPPPIQTPHRHFSPRTPNLQALSSETPSASAAASLLAAAARAGDLRLGRALHRRLLGTEVLDTDALVANSLLTMYSKCGHVSAARRVFDGMRGLRDLVSWTAMAFCLARNGAEQEALLLLGEMLESGLRPNAFTLCAAARACFPGELFRLSGAVVLGFALKTGFWGTDVSVGCALIDMFARNGHLVAARKVFDGLVERTVVVWTLMITRYVQGGCAGKAVELFLGMLEDGFEPDGYTMSSMISACAEQGSVRLGQQLHSLVLRLGLVSDTCVSSGLVDMYAKLQMEQSMECARKVFKRMPTHNVMSWTALISGYVQCGAQENNAIELLCEMLNESIEPNHITYSSLLKACANLSDQDSGRQIHARVMKTSIGNVNVVGNALVSMYAESGCMVEARKAFDQLYESNILSTSSDIGGTESSNASWSSQIESMDVGVSTFTFASLLSAATTVGLPTKGQQLHALSIKAGFESDKGISNSLVSMYSRCGYLDDACRAFDEMDDRNVISWTSVISGLAKHGHAERALSLFHDMILSGVKPNDVTYIAVLSACSHVGLVKEGKEYFRSMQKDHGLIPRMEHYACMVDLLARSGLVQEALEFINEMPCKADALIWKTLLGACRTYDSIEIGKIAANHVIDLEPRDPAPYVLLSNLYAHGGLWDEVARIRSLMRHKNLSKETGLSWMHVGNTIHEFRAGDTGHPQAQEIYAKLAVLIREIKDIGYVPDTSIVFHDMSDELKEECLLQHSEKIAVAFGLITTSPTKPIRIFKNLRVCADCHSAIKYISKSTGREVILRDSNRFHRMKDGKCSCGEYW